Proteins found in one Lysinibacillus fusiformis genomic segment:
- a CDS encoding cysteine desulfurase family protein: MNSYIYLDHAATSPMNGQVIEAMTTAMQQVFGNASSIHRAGREARKYLDDARELLANSIGAQAGEIIFTSGGTEADNMAILGTVYAHANEGKHIITTQVEHHAVLHTCEKLERDGFEVTYLPVDQMGRVAVEDVQKALREDTILVTIMYGNNEVGTIQPIAEIGELLREHRAIFHTDAVQAYGLERIDVKQLQVDLLSVSAHKINGPKGVGFLYQKSGTPLASYALGGAQEKKRRAGTENIPAIIGFATAVQVANELREEKRSLYNHFKQIMLDVFSQEKLAFHVNGDEVHSLPHVLNISFEGMEVESFLVNLDMAGIYASSGSACTAGSIDPSHVLVAMFGQSAEELRNSIRFSFGQDLTEKDIRNAAEKTAQIVKKLAKK, encoded by the coding sequence ATGAATTCATATATCTATCTCGATCATGCGGCCACATCTCCGATGAATGGCCAAGTAATAGAAGCGATGACGACTGCTATGCAACAGGTATTTGGCAACGCATCCAGTATCCATAGAGCAGGTCGAGAAGCAAGAAAATATCTAGATGATGCACGTGAGCTATTAGCCAATTCTATTGGTGCCCAAGCTGGGGAAATTATTTTCACAAGTGGTGGCACAGAAGCGGACAATATGGCGATTTTAGGAACTGTCTATGCCCATGCAAACGAAGGAAAACACATCATTACAACGCAAGTAGAGCATCATGCAGTATTACATACTTGTGAAAAACTTGAACGCGATGGCTTTGAGGTGACTTATTTACCAGTAGATCAAATGGGGCGAGTAGCGGTTGAGGATGTCCAAAAAGCTCTGCGTGAAGATACCATTTTAGTGACAATCATGTACGGAAATAATGAAGTTGGTACGATTCAACCAATTGCTGAAATTGGTGAGCTATTACGTGAGCATCGTGCCATCTTCCATACAGATGCGGTTCAGGCTTATGGCTTAGAGCGCATTGATGTAAAGCAATTGCAGGTGGATTTATTGAGTGTATCTGCTCATAAAATCAATGGTCCAAAAGGTGTTGGATTCCTTTATCAAAAGTCGGGCACACCGTTAGCGAGCTATGCTCTTGGGGGCGCACAAGAGAAAAAACGTCGTGCAGGTACTGAAAATATACCTGCCATTATTGGTTTTGCAACTGCAGTGCAAGTTGCAAATGAGTTGCGTGAAGAAAAGCGTTCACTATACAATCACTTTAAGCAAATTATGCTTGATGTTTTTTCGCAGGAAAAGCTAGCATTCCATGTAAATGGTGATGAGGTGCATTCATTGCCACATGTTCTAAATATTAGCTTTGAGGGCATGGAAGTAGAATCATTTTTAGTGAACCTTGATATGGCAGGAATTTATGCATCGAGTGGTTCGGCATGTACTGCTGGGTCGATTGATCCATCGCATGTGTTAGTAGCAATGTTTGGACAAAGTGCAGAAGAGCTACGAAACTCCATCCGATTCAGCTTTGGGCAGGATTTAACGGAAAAGGATATCCGAAATGCAGCGGAAAAAACGGCTCAAATTGTGAAAAAACTAGCTAAAAAATAA
- the cymR gene encoding cysteine metabolism transcriptional regulator CymR, whose translation MKISTKGRYGLTIMIELAKHYGEGPIPLRKIAAEKELSEAYLEQLVSPLRNSGLVKSVRGAYGGYMLANPPSEISAAHVISVLEGPIQPVEGIENEEAPQRELWLRIRDAVKNVLDTTTIEDLAQYTEENVVEGYMFYI comes from the coding sequence ATGAAAATTTCAACAAAGGGCCGATACGGGCTTACGATTATGATTGAATTAGCAAAGCATTATGGGGAAGGACCCATTCCTTTGCGTAAAATTGCTGCGGAAAAGGAGCTTTCTGAAGCATATTTAGAGCAATTAGTATCTCCGCTTCGTAATTCAGGCTTAGTAAAAAGTGTACGTGGTGCTTATGGTGGTTATATGCTAGCCAATCCACCTAGCGAAATTTCAGCAGCCCATGTTATTAGTGTGCTAGAAGGACCTATTCAACCAGTAGAGGGTATTGAAAATGAAGAAGCACCTCAACGAGAGTTATGGCTACGTATTCGCGATGCAGTAAAAAATGTGTTAGATACAACAACAATAGAAGATTTAGCACAATATACAGAAGAGAATGTAGTAGAAGGCTACATGTTCTATATTTAA
- a CDS encoding replication-associated recombination protein A yields the protein MHNEPLAFRMRPLTLDEIVGHQDFIGPNTALYKMIQNEHVPSMLLYGEPGIGKTSIANAIAGSSKLPFFALNATRAGKKDVEDIVQEARISGKVLLFLDEIHRFNKLQQDTLLPHVENGSIVLIGATTENPYHDVNPAIRSRCGEIYQLKRLTKENLIELVEKALADERRGLGKYHFALTPSQIEQIAAAANGDARKALTLLESIYYASDEVDGQTIAANHVIEHLISRIGVYGDKKGSHFYNLLSALQKSVRGSDTNAALYYLAHLLETGDLVAVSRRLLVMAYEDVGLANPEVGPHMLAAIQAAERLGLPEARIPLASAVIEMCLASKSNSAIVAIDAAITAIHEGKTGDIPHHLRDAHYEGAKDLGHVGYQYPHNTPIGTFGGWVDQQYLPDELVGTEFYKPVIAGEEKRMAGIYEKLKSFHQDKK from the coding sequence TTGCATAATGAACCACTCGCTTTTCGAATGCGCCCTTTAACCCTTGATGAGATTGTTGGTCATCAGGATTTCATTGGTCCCAATACAGCCCTTTATAAAATGATTCAAAATGAACATGTACCCTCCATGTTGCTATATGGAGAACCTGGAATCGGTAAAACATCCATTGCCAATGCCATTGCAGGAAGTTCCAAGCTCCCTTTCTTTGCACTTAATGCCACACGAGCTGGTAAAAAAGATGTTGAAGATATTGTACAAGAAGCCAGAATTTCTGGAAAAGTACTACTTTTTTTGGATGAAATTCATCGTTTCAATAAATTACAGCAGGATACATTGTTACCACATGTAGAAAATGGCTCGATTGTATTAATTGGTGCCACAACAGAAAATCCTTATCATGATGTAAATCCAGCGATTCGTTCACGCTGTGGTGAAATTTATCAGCTAAAACGGTTAACTAAGGAAAATTTAATCGAACTAGTTGAAAAAGCACTGGCTGATGAAAGACGAGGACTAGGTAAATATCATTTTGCATTAACACCATCACAAATTGAACAAATTGCAGCCGCAGCGAATGGAGATGCGCGAAAGGCATTAACTTTGCTAGAATCCATTTATTATGCCAGTGACGAGGTGGATGGACAAACAATTGCTGCCAATCATGTCATTGAGCATCTCATTAGCCGAATTGGTGTGTATGGCGATAAAAAAGGTTCACATTTTTATAATCTACTCTCTGCCCTGCAAAAATCTGTGCGTGGCAGTGATACCAATGCCGCTCTGTATTATTTAGCACATTTATTGGAAACAGGCGATTTAGTGGCTGTCAGCAGACGCCTACTTGTTATGGCCTATGAGGATGTTGGTCTAGCAAATCCCGAAGTTGGCCCTCATATGTTAGCCGCCATACAAGCTGCGGAACGACTGGGACTACCAGAGGCACGTATCCCACTTGCAAGTGCTGTCATTGAAATGTGCCTTGCCTCAAAATCCAATTCTGCCATTGTGGCAATCGACGCTGCCATTACGGCTATACATGAAGGTAAAACAGGCGATATCCCCCATCATCTGCGAGATGCTCATTACGAGGGGGCAAAAGATTTAGGACATGTTGGCTATCAATACCCACATAACACACCGATTGGTACTTTTGGTGGTTGGGTAGACCAGCAATACTTACCAGATGAACTTGTAGGGACAGAATTCTATAAACCTGTAATTGCTGGTGAGGAAAAACGTATGGCAGGCATTTACGAAAAACTCAAATCATTCCATCAAGATAAGAAATAA
- a CDS encoding tRNA threonylcarbamoyladenosine dehydratase, with translation MLHQFSRNELAIGTEGLEKLKNTTVAILGVGGVGSFAAEACARSGIGRIILVDKDNVDITNVNRQLVAYLSTVGQSKSAIMKERIADINPACEVIDMHMFYTEETYEEFFAQGIDYVIDASDTVMYKIHIMKECLKRNIPIISSMGAANKMDPTRFQIADISKTHTDPLAKIIRTKLRKEGIHKGVTVVFSDESPIVVRPDVVEHVGKPDAAIRKAKMPPSSNAFVPSVAGLIAASWVVNTILKDVKITRVQG, from the coding sequence ATGTTACATCAATTTTCACGTAACGAGCTCGCTATAGGAACAGAGGGTCTCGAGAAATTAAAAAATACAACGGTCGCTATACTTGGTGTAGGGGGCGTTGGGTCATTTGCGGCTGAGGCATGTGCAAGAAGCGGAATCGGTCGTATTATTTTAGTCGATAAGGATAATGTAGATATTACAAATGTCAACAGACAACTTGTCGCATACCTATCGACAGTAGGTCAATCAAAATCAGCAATTATGAAAGAGCGTATTGCAGATATTAACCCAGCATGTGAAGTGATTGACATGCATATGTTTTACACAGAAGAAACCTATGAAGAATTTTTCGCCCAAGGCATTGATTATGTGATCGATGCAAGCGATACAGTGATGTATAAAATTCATATAATGAAGGAATGTTTAAAACGTAATATTCCTATTATTTCAAGTATGGGTGCAGCAAATAAAATGGACCCTACTCGCTTCCAAATTGCAGATATTTCAAAAACACATACAGACCCATTGGCGAAAATCATTCGTACAAAGCTACGTAAAGAGGGCATTCATAAGGGTGTTACGGTTGTATTTTCAGATGAAAGTCCAATTGTCGTTCGTCCAGATGTTGTCGAACATGTAGGTAAGCCTGATGCAGCAATTCGCAAAGCAAAGATGCCGCCTTCATCCAATGCCTTTGTACCGTCCGTAGCGGGTTTAATTGCTGCCAGCTGGGTAGTCAATACCATCCTAAAAGATGTAAAAATTACGCGCGTACAAGGTTAG
- a CDS encoding DUF871 domain-containing protein — MKRLGISLYPQHSTLEEMQRYVQLAHDNGFDRIFTCLMSLKQDEERQKLQQINEFAQRLGFDISADIAPAVFDDLGLTYRDIGYLKEHYYLAALRLDMGFSGQEEALMSLDASNLKIELNISNGTKYVDNILSYQPNKENIIGCHNFYPRRFTGLSRQHFLQTSQHFKAHNVRTAAMISSQHGQFGPWEQTEHGLPTLEEHRHLPITVQAKDLWHTGLIDDCIIGNMFASEEELRALGQLNRNKLELRVDQSEDTSILEETILYKEPHFNRGDVSEYVIRSTQSRVKYKNGDFPVHDIRPLKTGDVTIDNNLDVRYKGELQIVLKDIPNTGSSNVVASVVEEEQFLLAHIQPWSSFGFTK, encoded by the coding sequence GTGAAAAGATTAGGAATCTCGCTCTATCCGCAGCATAGTACGCTAGAGGAAATGCAGCGCTATGTTCAGCTGGCTCATGACAATGGCTTTGATCGTATTTTCACATGCCTAATGTCATTAAAACAGGATGAGGAGCGTCAAAAGTTACAGCAAATCAATGAATTTGCGCAACGCCTTGGCTTTGACATATCCGCTGATATTGCACCAGCTGTTTTTGATGATTTAGGCTTAACCTATAGAGATATTGGCTATTTAAAAGAACATTATTATTTGGCAGCATTACGTTTAGATATGGGATTTTCAGGTCAGGAAGAAGCATTGATGTCACTTGATGCAAGTAATCTAAAAATAGAATTAAACATTAGTAATGGTACGAAGTATGTAGATAATATTCTCTCTTATCAGCCCAATAAGGAGAACATTATCGGCTGTCATAATTTTTATCCAAGACGCTTTACGGGGCTATCTCGTCAGCATTTTTTACAAACGTCTCAACACTTTAAAGCACACAATGTGAGAACAGCAGCGATGATTTCCTCACAGCATGGTCAATTTGGACCTTGGGAACAAACAGAGCACGGTTTACCTACCTTAGAGGAGCACCGTCATCTCCCAATCACTGTACAGGCGAAAGATTTATGGCATACAGGGTTAATTGACGATTGTATTATTGGCAATATGTTTGCTTCTGAGGAAGAACTACGTGCATTAGGACAATTAAATCGCAATAAGCTTGAGTTAAGGGTTGACCAGTCTGAAGACACGAGCATTTTAGAGGAGACGATTCTTTATAAAGAGCCTCATTTTAATCGAGGTGATGTGTCTGAATACGTGATTCGGAGCACCCAATCCCGTGTGAAATATAAAAATGGAGATTTTCCTGTGCATGATATACGGCCATTAAAAACAGGAGATGTCACGATTGATAATAATTTAGATGTTCGTTATAAGGGAGAGCTACAGATTGTGCTAAAGGACATTCCGAATACGGGATCGAGTAATGTTGTCGCAAGCGTTGTGGAGGAAGAACAATTTTTATTAGCACATATTCAACCATGGTCATCATTTGGTTTTACTAAGTAA
- a CDS encoding PTS sugar transporter subunit IIC — protein sequence MFHFLEEKFVPVAARVGNQRHLVAIRDGFITIMPLTIVGSLAVLFNNLPIKFYQNTLDAIWKHETWTQFGGNIWSATFNIISLLLAFTVAYHLAKSYQKDGLSAGVISLSSYMTFGTFGEGGLTGLTTGTGGIFIALIVALLSTELFCRLSGNPKLLIKMPTGVPPAVSKSFAALLPAIITIGIFALVRTIISAGFDIPDIVGSFYSAIQEPFMGLTNTWIAALILAFIPTFLWTLGVHGANIIEPFMQTINLPAINENVAAISAGKVAPYIVNKPFFDAFINMGGSGTTIALIIAIFIFARKNKQYNTVGRLSAAPGIFNINEPLLFGLPIVLNPVLFVPFILTPMINVTIAFFATKWGWVPAATVSPPWTTPPIINGFLATQSWRGAVLSMVLIIIAVCIYLPFISMANRMARQNEQKAALAAQSEESVVETKGQKVEV from the coding sequence GTGTTCCATTTTTTAGAAGAAAAGTTTGTACCGGTTGCTGCTAGGGTTGGGAATCAGCGTCATTTAGTTGCCATTCGTGACGGATTTATTACGATTATGCCTTTAACGATTGTGGGATCTTTGGCTGTACTTTTTAACAATTTGCCTATTAAATTTTATCAAAATACACTCGATGCCATTTGGAAACATGAGACATGGACTCAATTCGGCGGTAATATTTGGAGTGCTACATTTAATATCATTTCACTGCTACTTGCCTTTACTGTTGCTTATCATCTTGCTAAAAGTTATCAAAAAGATGGTCTGTCTGCTGGGGTCATTAGTCTATCAAGCTACATGACGTTTGGGACTTTCGGGGAAGGCGGATTAACCGGCTTAACAACAGGCACGGGTGGTATATTTATTGCTCTGATTGTAGCACTACTTTCTACAGAATTGTTTTGTAGATTGTCTGGCAATCCTAAACTACTAATTAAAATGCCAACTGGTGTACCACCAGCTGTTTCCAAATCATTTGCTGCGTTACTTCCTGCCATTATTACGATTGGAATATTTGCTTTAGTACGCACCATTATTTCAGCAGGTTTTGATATACCAGATATTGTCGGGTCCTTCTACTCTGCGATTCAAGAGCCATTTATGGGTCTTACAAATACATGGATTGCTGCTTTAATTTTGGCATTTATACCTACATTTTTATGGACACTTGGCGTACATGGAGCAAATATCATCGAACCATTCATGCAAACGATTAATTTACCCGCTATAAACGAAAACGTTGCAGCCATCTCTGCTGGTAAAGTTGCGCCTTACATTGTCAATAAACCATTCTTTGATGCTTTTATTAATATGGGAGGCTCTGGCACGACAATAGCACTTATTATTGCGATTTTCATATTTGCTAGAAAGAATAAACAATATAATACAGTTGGAAGATTATCAGCAGCACCTGGGATTTTCAATATTAATGAGCCATTACTTTTTGGGTTACCAATTGTATTAAATCCGGTTTTATTCGTACCGTTCATTTTGACACCAATGATAAATGTAACAATTGCATTCTTTGCAACGAAGTGGGGCTGGGTGCCAGCTGCTACCGTCTCACCGCCATGGACAACACCACCGATTATTAATGGATTTTTAGCAACTCAATCTTGGCGTGGTGCTGTCTTGAGTATGGTTTTAATTATCATTGCCGTTTGTATTTATCTGCCATTTATCTCGATGGCGAACCGGATGGCAAGGCAGAATGAGCAAAAAGCTGCTTTAGCGGCACAGAGTGAAGAATCTGTAGTGGAAACCAAAGGACAAAAAGTAGAAGTATAA
- a CDS encoding PTS lactose/cellobiose transporter subunit IIA produces MEDTALMASIMGLIVHSGNTKSECMEAIQLAKKGQIEAAKEKIKLANESLIEAHHAQTGLLSQEARGEKVEVSMLLIHAQDHLMNAITFRDLAQEMIELYERIQGE; encoded by the coding sequence ATGGAAGATACAGCATTAATGGCATCCATTATGGGACTGATTGTGCATAGTGGAAATACGAAAAGTGAGTGTATGGAAGCTATTCAGCTAGCAAAAAAGGGGCAAATTGAGGCAGCAAAAGAAAAAATCAAATTAGCGAATGAGTCATTAATTGAAGCGCATCATGCTCAAACGGGGTTACTGTCTCAAGAAGCAAGGGGAGAAAAGGTAGAGGTTTCGATGTTATTAATTCATGCCCAGGATCATTTAATGAATGCTATTACTTTTCGAGATTTAGCACAGGAAATGATTGAGCTATATGAACGAATCCAAGGGGAGTAA
- a CDS encoding PTS sugar transporter subunit IIB: MKNIMLVCVAGMSTSLLVSKMQKAAQEQNIDADIYAIAEGEVEKILATKKADVLLLGPQVRYLKGSFETKYKDKGFPIDVINMADYGMMNGENVLKQALQLIG; encoded by the coding sequence ATGAAAAACATCATGTTAGTGTGTGTAGCAGGTATGAGTACTAGTTTATTAGTGTCGAAGATGCAAAAAGCAGCGCAAGAGCAAAATATTGACGCCGATATTTACGCCATTGCTGAAGGAGAGGTGGAAAAGATCTTAGCGACAAAGAAGGCTGATGTTCTTTTATTAGGCCCACAGGTTCGTTATTTGAAAGGTTCATTTGAAACAAAATATAAGGATAAAGGCTTTCCAATCGATGTGATCAATATGGCGGATTACGGCATGATGAACGGTGAAAATGTCCTGAAACAGGCTCTACAACTAATTGGATGA
- a CDS encoding GNAT family N-acetyltransferase: MDIHIVSPNDYGQIHRLRDYCFPTKYTGARREDFHYWIEQSTTLGAYDHTKVVGQLLILPLNITVHGVSYKMGGIGFVATYPEYRQQGIIKRLMTEALKKMRDNGQMISVLAPFSVSFYRYFGWELFFDKLHYTIPQTLFPSLGKQVDVIKRMSFEWLDPELFQVIKDFHNARAIIQNGGMIRDDGWWKRLERRSPDSHFAAYFQENKIEGYIRYTIHNGTFNIQDFFVANYLAEQAMWRYMTSHAASVSNITGVTSNHYPFGFYFKEPQFKREVMQDVMIRIVDVFAFMQQYPWKDIQETLTIRIEDPFCHWNEHVYQINKNGQVSIIETSSISDKHLLTLPINLFSAMMVGYLSVKETVVYANQPTTKKIIEQWQSAIPTEKPAFYEYF, from the coding sequence ATGGACATTCACATCGTCTCGCCTAATGATTATGGGCAGATTCATCGGTTAAGAGACTATTGTTTTCCAACTAAGTACACAGGGGCTCGTCGAGAGGATTTTCATTATTGGATTGAGCAAAGCACGACATTAGGAGCTTATGATCATACTAAAGTTGTAGGTCAGCTTTTAATATTGCCGTTAAATATAACGGTTCATGGAGTTTCTTATAAAATGGGAGGCATCGGCTTTGTTGCAACGTATCCTGAGTATCGACAACAGGGTATTATCAAAAGGCTTATGACAGAAGCGCTAAAAAAAATGCGGGACAATGGGCAAATGATTTCAGTATTAGCACCTTTTTCTGTGTCCTTCTATCGGTATTTTGGTTGGGAATTATTTTTTGACAAGCTCCACTATACAATTCCTCAAACACTTTTTCCATCTTTAGGGAAACAAGTAGACGTCATCAAAAGGATGAGCTTTGAATGGTTAGATCCAGAGCTTTTTCAGGTGATTAAAGATTTTCATAATGCACGGGCAATAATTCAAAATGGTGGCATGATAAGGGATGATGGATGGTGGAAAAGACTTGAGAGAAGGAGTCCAGATAGTCATTTTGCAGCCTATTTTCAAGAGAATAAAATAGAGGGCTATATTCGTTACACGATTCACAATGGGACATTTAATATCCAAGATTTTTTTGTAGCGAATTACTTAGCGGAACAAGCCATGTGGCGTTATATGACGTCTCATGCAGCAAGTGTCAGTAACATAACGGGGGTTACTAGCAATCATTATCCGTTTGGCTTTTATTTCAAGGAGCCGCAATTCAAAAGGGAAGTCATGCAGGATGTAATGATTAGAATAGTAGACGTTTTCGCATTTATGCAGCAGTATCCTTGGAAGGATATTCAAGAAACATTAACCATTCGTATTGAAGATCCATTTTGTCACTGGAATGAGCATGTTTATCAAATAAATAAAAATGGTCAGGTCTCCATAATTGAGACAAGTTCAATCTCTGACAAGCATTTGTTAACACTACCAATTAATCTTTTTTCTGCGATGATGGTTGGTTATCTTTCTGTCAAAGAGACTGTTGTCTATGCTAATCAACCTACGACGAAAAAAATTATCGAACAATGGCAATCGGCAATACCTACTGAAAAGCCAGCATTTTATGAGTATTTTTAG
- a CDS encoding HPr family phosphocarrier protein, which translates to MKKMYKISSPEGIHARPAALLVTAVTPFQSDIELTNKEKSVNLKSIMGVMSLGVKPGSIVEISAVGPDVENLFQTVTEVMLSKAIGEEWEEE; encoded by the coding sequence ATGAAGAAAATGTATAAAATTTCATCTCCTGAAGGTATTCATGCCAGACCTGCTGCATTACTCGTAACTGCAGTGACACCGTTCCAAAGTGATATTGAATTAACGAACAAAGAAAAGTCTGTTAATTTAAAGTCCATTATGGGCGTAATGTCATTAGGTGTTAAACCAGGAAGCATTGTGGAAATTTCAGCAGTTGGACCAGATGTTGAAAATTTATTTCAGACTGTAACTGAAGTCATGTTGTCTAAGGCAATAGGAGAAGAATGGGAAGAGGAATAA
- a CDS encoding sugar isomerase domain-containing protein, whose product MHAYFSEIEKLIQVVKEKETAHISEAAQIIVQRLQKGGIIQLFGCGHSQLLAQEAFYRAGGLVPVRPIFIEPLALHAGALASSINEKDPNIIEQHKEQFDFRENDVCIVISTSGRNAAPIDAALLAKDSDVFVLSLQSLLYQKQATRHHSGKRLEDVVDFVINTHIPIGDGVLNIHEMQYAPASTVIGSLLLNALFSEIIETLAKSSIELPIFVSNNVDSDWSHNEKMIAKYQHRIDFT is encoded by the coding sequence ATGCATGCATATTTTTCTGAAATCGAAAAGCTCATCCAGGTTGTAAAGGAAAAGGAGACAGCACATATAAGTGAAGCGGCACAAATCATTGTCCAACGCCTCCAAAAAGGTGGGATTATTCAATTATTTGGTTGTGGTCATTCTCAGCTGCTGGCACAGGAGGCATTTTATCGAGCGGGTGGATTAGTACCCGTACGTCCAATATTTATTGAACCTTTAGCCTTACATGCTGGCGCATTAGCTTCTTCAATCAATGAGAAAGATCCGAACATTATTGAACAGCATAAAGAACAGTTTGACTTTCGTGAAAATGATGTTTGTATCGTTATTTCAACCTCAGGGAGAAATGCAGCACCTATTGATGCTGCTTTGCTAGCAAAGGATTCAGATGTATTTGTGTTATCCCTCCAATCGCTCCTCTATCAGAAACAGGCTACACGTCATCACAGTGGGAAGCGGCTAGAAGATGTGGTAGATTTTGTGATCAATACACATATCCCTATTGGTGATGGTGTACTAAATATACATGAAATGCAGTATGCACCAGCGTCCACTGTTATTGGTTCATTACTATTAAATGCTTTGTTCAGTGAAATCATTGAAACACTAGCAAAGTCCTCAATAGAGTTACCGATTTTTGTCAGCAATAATGTGGATTCAGATTGGTCGCATAATGAGAAAATGATTGCCAAATATCAACATCGGATTGATTTTACGTGA